Proteins found in one Panicum hallii strain FIL2 chromosome 4, PHallii_v3.1, whole genome shotgun sequence genomic segment:
- the LOC112891012 gene encoding aspartyl protease family protein 1-like — MARSNRYRQDLFVIAVAVAAACLAVVGEASCVGFDLHHRTSPVVRRWAEARGHHALAAEWPAKGSPEYYSELSRHDRALLARRGLAGAADELLTFAAGNATFQDLGFLYYAEVALGTPNATFLVALDTGSDLFWVPCDCKQCAPLSNNATADGGPQLREYSPRLSSTSTPVTCDSPLCDRPNACSAATNGSCPYGVRYVSANTSSSGVLVQDVLHLTREGPGPAAPLQALVVFGCGQVQTGAFLDGAGFDGLLGLGMDRVSVPSVLASSGLVASNSFSMCFGDDGVGRINFGDAGSRGQAETPFIPRSTHPTYNVSFTTINVGSESAPVEFAAIMDSGTSFTYLNDPEYTALATNFNSQIRERRTNFSSASAGRFPFEYCYRLSPEQTEVELPVVSLTAAGGAQFPVTDPIIVFSDRASSRAVGYCLAILKNNFAINIVGQNFMTGLKVVFDRERSVLGWQKFDCYKNARVADGPGGSPSPAPAPTTTLTPRQNDAGNRYPGAAPVPRPPSAGSRHAAGALSLLPPLLLGAAALV, encoded by the exons ATGGCTCGCTCCAACCGCTACCGCCAGGACCTGTTCGtcatcgccgtcgccgtcgcggcgGCGTGTCTTGCCGTCGTCGGGGAGGCGTCCTGCGTCGGCTTCGACCTCCACCACCGCACCTCCCCGGTGGTCCGGCGGTGGGCGGAGGCGCGGGGCCACCACGCCCTCGCCGCGGAGTGGCCGGCCAAAGGCTCGCCGGAGTACTACTCCGAGCTCTCCCGCCATGACCGCGCCCTCCTCGCCCGCCgcggcctcgccggcgccgccgacgaACTCCTGACCTTCGCGGCTGGCAACGCGACCTTCCAAGACCTCGGATT CTTGTACTACGCGGAGGTTGCGCTGGGCACGCCGAACGCGACGTTCCTGGTGGCGCTGGACACCGGCAGCGACCTCTTCTGGGTGCCCTGCGACTGCAAGCAGTGCGCGCCGCTCTCCAACAACGCCACGGCGGACGGCGGGCCGCAGCTCCGCGAGTACAGCCCGCGGCTGTCGTCGACGAGCACGCCGGTGACGTGCGACAGCCCGCTCTGCGACCGGCCCAACGCCTGCAGCGCCGCCACCAACGGCAGCTGCCCGTACGGCGTCCGCTACGTGTCCGCCAACACCTCCTCCTCCGGGGTGCTCGTCCAGGACGTGCTCCACCTCACCAGGGAGGGCCCGGGCCCCGCGGCGCCCCTGCAGGCCCTCGTCGTGTTCGGGTGCGGGCAGGTGCAGACGGGCGCGTTCCTGGACGGCGCCGGCTTCGACGGCCTGCTGGGCCTGGGCATGGACAGGGTGTCCGTGCCCAGCGTGCTCGCCAGCAGCGGCCTCGTCGCGTCCAACAGCTTCTCCATGTGCTTCGGCGACGACGGCGTCGGCCGGATCAACTTCGGCGACGCCGGCAGCCGCGGCCAGGCCGAGACGCCCTTCATCCCCAGGAGCACACA CCCGACGTACAACGTGAGCTTCACGACGATCAACGTCGGCAGCGAGTCGGCGCCGGTGGAGTTCGCCGCCATCATGGACTCCGGCACGTCCTTCACGTACCTCAACGACCCGGAGTACACGGCGCTCGCCACCAAT TTCAACTCTCAGATTCGCGAGAGGAGGACCAACTTCAGCAGCGCATCTGCAGGCCGTTTCCCTTTCGAGTACTGCTACAGACTCAG CCCTGAGCAGACGGAGGTGGAGCTCCCGGTGGTGAGCCTGACGGCGGCGGGGGGAGCCCAGTTCCCGGTCACCGACCCGATCATCGTGTTCTCCGACAGGGCCAGCAGCCGCGCCGTCGGCTACTGCCTGGCCATCCTCAAGAACAACTTCGCCATCAACATCGTCGGCC AGAACTTCATGACCGGGCTCAAAGTGGTGTTCGACCGCGAGAGATCCGTCCTGGGCTGGCAGAAATTCGACT GTTACAAGAACGCCAGAGTGGCAGACGGGCCGGGGGGGAGCCCCagccccgcgccggcgccgacgacGACGCTCACGCCGCGGCAGAACGACGCCGGCAACAGGTACCCCGGCGCGGCGCCCGTGCCGCGGCCGCCGTCGGCCGGCtcgcgccacgccgccggcgCGCTCTCCCTGCTGCCCCCCCTGCTGCTGGGCGCTGCCGCCCTTGTCTGA